From one Gracilibacillus salinarum genomic stretch:
- a CDS encoding response regulator transcription factor translates to METEGNRILVVDDEERIRRLLKMYLEREGYEIEEAEDGEQALKLALSNDYDVILLDLMMPGKDGLEVCKEIRLHKATPVMMLTAKGEELNRIHGFEAGTDDYIVKPFSPREVVLRVKALLRRSSTSTTINQSTRSKDLIEFQHLLIDNDAHRVLADNQEVSLTPKEYELLLFLAKSPDKVFEREALLKEVWKYEFFGDLRTVDTHVKRLREKLNKVSAEAAKMIVTVWGVGYKFEVTKP, encoded by the coding sequence ATGGAAACAGAAGGTAACAGAATACTAGTGGTAGATGATGAGGAAAGAATTCGTCGTTTATTAAAAATGTACCTTGAACGAGAAGGTTACGAGATAGAAGAAGCAGAAGACGGCGAACAAGCATTAAAGTTAGCTTTATCGAATGATTATGATGTGATATTACTTGACTTGATGATGCCTGGGAAAGATGGGTTAGAGGTATGTAAAGAAATAAGATTGCATAAGGCTACACCAGTTATGATGTTGACAGCAAAAGGTGAAGAACTGAATCGAATTCACGGCTTTGAAGCTGGTACGGATGACTATATTGTGAAGCCTTTTAGTCCACGTGAAGTAGTTTTGCGCGTCAAAGCGTTATTGAGAAGGTCCTCTACTTCAACTACTATTAATCAGTCAACTCGCTCAAAAGACTTGATTGAGTTCCAGCATCTACTCATAGATAATGATGCACATCGTGTGCTAGCAGACAATCAAGAGGTAAGTTTAACACCAAAAGAATATGAATTACTTTTATTTCTAGCAAAGTCTCCTGATAAAGTATTCGAACGAGAAGCTTTATTAAAAGAGGTATGGAAATATGAATTCTTCGGGGATTTACGAACAGTCGATACCCATGTGAAACGACTTCGTGAGAAATTAAACAAAGTATCTGCAGAAGCTGCAAAAATGATCGTAACAGTATGGGGTGTCGGCTATAAATTCGAAGTAACAAAACCGTAA
- the ccsB gene encoding c-type cytochrome biogenesis protein CcsB, whose protein sequence is MDLLSLSSGLLYSAFVIYLIATVLFAATIRDKRKEKEFRFINKLAIGVTILGFVAQMGYFFTRWVASKHAPVSNMFEFVTFFGMMLVLAFIILYFIYRIDLLGLFALPIALLVIAYASMYPREISPLVPSLKSHWLYIHVTTVALGEAILAVSFIAGIIYLIRQIDQTKSTARTKWLEIIMYSIFATLGFVLITTTFSAMDYHASFSYVVDENETTLDYQLPALFGPGNGELLTEDRMDALLQTPEWMHGSEAPRKFNTLVWSLLVGLVFYLLARIILRKRVAAAIQPLLKKANPELLDEVGYRAITIGFPVFTLGGLIFASIWAQEAWNRYWGWDPKEVWALITWFFYAIFLHLRLSRGWHGERSAWLAVVGFAIIMFNLIVVNLVLAGLHSYA, encoded by the coding sequence ATGGATTTATTATCGTTAAGCAGCGGCCTGTTATATAGTGCGTTTGTTATTTATTTGATTGCCACTGTACTATTCGCAGCAACAATTAGAGATAAGCGAAAAGAAAAAGAATTCCGCTTCATAAACAAATTGGCGATTGGAGTAACGATTTTGGGTTTTGTTGCTCAAATGGGTTATTTTTTCACACGATGGGTAGCAAGTAAACATGCACCGGTTAGTAATATGTTTGAGTTTGTTACATTTTTCGGTATGATGCTTGTCCTGGCTTTTATTATCCTGTACTTTATCTATCGAATTGATTTGCTAGGATTATTTGCATTACCAATCGCTTTACTCGTTATCGCCTATGCAAGTATGTATCCGAGAGAAATATCGCCATTGGTCCCTTCATTGAAGAGTCACTGGCTTTATATCCATGTTACAACCGTTGCACTAGGAGAAGCGATTCTGGCAGTCAGTTTTATCGCGGGTATTATTTATTTAATTAGACAGATTGATCAAACTAAATCTACGGCAAGAACCAAGTGGCTTGAAATTATTATGTACTCCATTTTTGCGACGCTTGGATTTGTATTGATTACTACTACTTTTTCAGCAATGGATTATCATGCTTCTTTTTCCTATGTTGTTGATGAGAACGAAACAACGTTGGATTATCAATTACCAGCACTATTCGGACCTGGAAACGGGGAGCTTTTAACAGAAGATCGAATGGATGCGTTATTGCAAACACCTGAATGGATGCATGGATCAGAGGCTCCGCGTAAATTTAACACGTTAGTATGGTCATTATTAGTAGGATTAGTCTTCTATTTATTGGCTAGAATAATATTACGGAAACGAGTAGCTGCGGCGATACAACCACTTCTAAAAAAAGCAAATCCAGAATTATTGGACGAGGTCGGTTATCGCGCTATTACTATCGGTTTTCCTGTTTTTACTCTCGGCGGGTTAATTTTCGCGTCAATTTGGGCACAAGAGGCTTGGAACCGTTATTGGGGCTGGGATCCGAAAGAGGTTTGGGCACTTATTACTTGGTTCTTTTATGCCATATTCTTGCACTTGCGTTTGTCTAGAGGTTGGCATGGTGAACGATCTGCATGGTTAGCTGTGGTTGGTTTTGCTATTATTATGTTTAACTTAATCGTGGTTAATCTTGTGCTAGCTGGTTTGCATTCTTACGCATAA
- the resB gene encoding cytochrome c biogenesis protein ResB: MNTLKCTTCGHVNNEGTTICEKCGKPLDNDQNGKLLNMRYDGTAIRSKTRNRSIIDKIWNFFSSVKVGVTLIAITLVASSLGTIYPQQMYIPQNVDPAVHYEDQYGITGQIYYQLGFHNLYGSWWYLILVALIGISIFIVSIDRGVPLFKALKNQAIKRHLHFLKRQKYFVENTEVTEHDKANFINNLKKHRYKISEKDGHLLAEKGRFSRWGPYVNHVGLIIFLIGTLFKFVPFMYVDDFVWVREGETAVIPGTNQQYYIKNEEFVFETYGESEDDDIFQAALDRTDGPIPKHFETKATLYENVSTDVVGSEPELKEVKSGEIIVNKPMKINGLGLYQDSYQLSEFQTMSFKLHRADDEEEEAIVEFTVDLTDPQQEYTFDNGYTIELNKYYPDYELSNGQPRSVSNYPRNPGFVFFVKGPDMEEQEASFLAIGQNIPSGDNQYKLGLADFTVRDVSGLNVKKDLTLPILGVGAFIFMIGVIQGMYWQHRRIWIHPQANRLYIACHTNKNWFGFTREFEKMIQDTNLKMIEDQETKEEE; this comes from the coding sequence ATGAATACGTTAAAATGTACAACATGTGGTCATGTTAATAATGAGGGGACGACGATTTGCGAAAAATGTGGAAAACCGTTAGATAATGACCAAAATGGTAAGTTATTAAATATGCGCTATGATGGAACGGCGATTCGTTCGAAGACGAGAAATCGGTCAATTATTGATAAGATTTGGAATTTCTTTTCTTCTGTTAAAGTCGGGGTTACGTTAATTGCGATTACGCTCGTTGCATCTTCTTTAGGTACGATCTATCCACAGCAGATGTATATTCCACAGAATGTTGATCCCGCTGTACACTATGAGGACCAGTATGGCATTACAGGACAAATTTATTATCAATTAGGATTTCATAACTTATACGGGTCCTGGTGGTACCTTATCCTGGTAGCGCTTATTGGAATTTCTATTTTTATAGTCAGTATTGATAGAGGAGTACCATTATTCAAAGCGTTAAAGAATCAGGCAATCAAACGACATTTACACTTTTTAAAACGACAAAAATATTTCGTAGAAAACACCGAAGTAACAGAACATGACAAAGCAAATTTTATAAATAACTTAAAAAAACACCGTTATAAAATCTCAGAAAAGGATGGACACTTATTAGCGGAGAAAGGACGTTTTTCCCGTTGGGGTCCGTATGTCAATCACGTAGGTCTTATAATTTTTTTAATTGGTACATTATTTAAATTTGTACCGTTCATGTATGTTGATGATTTTGTGTGGGTAAGAGAAGGGGAAACAGCTGTTATTCCAGGTACGAACCAGCAATATTACATAAAGAATGAAGAATTTGTCTTTGAAACATATGGAGAATCAGAAGACGATGATATCTTTCAGGCAGCGTTAGATCGAACAGATGGTCCAATACCAAAACACTTTGAAACAAAGGCGACACTGTATGAGAATGTTTCAACAGATGTAGTTGGATCAGAACCAGAGCTGAAAGAGGTTAAAAGTGGTGAAATCATCGTAAATAAACCGATGAAAATTAATGGTCTCGGTCTTTATCAGGACAGTTATCAATTGAGTGAATTTCAGACGATGTCTTTCAAACTGCATCGGGCAGATGATGAAGAGGAAGAGGCAATCGTCGAATTTACAGTTGATTTAACAGATCCCCAGCAAGAGTACACGTTTGATAATGGTTATACGATCGAGTTGAACAAATATTATCCAGATTATGAACTCAGTAATGGGCAACCTCGCTCTGTATCCAATTATCCACGTAACCCAGGTTTTGTCTTTTTTGTCAAAGGACCTGATATGGAAGAACAAGAAGCTAGTTTCCTTGCTATTGGACAGAACATTCCATCTGGGGATAATCAATATAAGTTAGGTTTAGCAGATTTCACGGTCCGAGATGTTAGTGGATTAAATGTGAAGAAGGATTTAACGTTACCAATATTAGGAGTAGGGGCGTTTATATTTATGATAGGTGTAATCCAAGGGATGTATTGGCAGCACCGTCGAATTTGGATTCATCCGCAAGCGAATCGTTTATATATTGCCTGTCATACAAATAAGAACTGGTTTGGTTTTACAAGAGAGTTCGAAAAAATGATACAAGATACCAACCTGAAAATGATCGAGGATCAGGAAACGAAAGAAGAGGAATAA
- the resA gene encoding thiol-disulfide oxidoreductase ResA, with protein sequence MSKIEQAKQNKQAKKRNRFIFRTSILVVLFGALLFAVVSNLTAEEDAVVEVGDQAPDFQLEQIATDESSAIQLSDLRGQGVMLNFWGTWCEPCEKEMPYMEQLYPEYKEKGVEILSVNLDTTKLPVENFVDHYNLTFPILYDEHTEVLDTYGIKPIPTTYFIDENGIVVERVLGGLTVEKLRGYLDQIVPEGS encoded by the coding sequence ATGAGTAAAATTGAGCAAGCAAAACAGAACAAGCAAGCAAAAAAACGTAATCGTTTTATTTTTCGGACGTCCATCTTGGTTGTGTTGTTTGGTGCGCTTCTTTTCGCTGTTGTTTCCAATTTAACAGCGGAAGAAGATGCTGTCGTGGAAGTGGGAGATCAAGCGCCAGATTTTCAATTAGAGCAAATTGCAACAGATGAGTCATCAGCCATTCAGTTGTCAGACCTGAGGGGACAAGGTGTTATGCTAAACTTCTGGGGAACGTGGTGTGAACCGTGTGAAAAAGAAATGCCTTATATGGAACAACTATATCCTGAATATAAGGAAAAAGGTGTCGAAATACTTTCTGTAAATTTAGATACAACGAAGTTACCGGTAGAGAATTTCGTTGATCACTACAACCTTACGTTTCCTATCTTATATGATGAACATACGGAGGTATTAGATACTTATGGCATTAAGCCAATACCGACAACCTATTTCATTGACGAAAATGGAATCGTTGTCGAACGTGTTCTAGGCGGATTGACGGTTGAAAAATTAAGAGGGTATTTAGATCAGATAGTTCCAGAAGGATCGTGA
- a CDS encoding pseudouridine synthase has product MERLQKVIAQSGITSRRKAEKLMEQGLVEVNGKVVTELGTKVSPEDEVKVQGVPIEKEKKLYFLLYKPRGVITSVSDDKHRKTVADFFEQYQERLFPVGRLDYDTSGILIMTNDGEFTNLLLHPSHQINKEYIVKTEGIPDREKLQLFKKGIKSEGDVLKAKYVKVMSVDSKKKTAIVKIVLHQGKNRQIRRMFEWLGTPVQKLKREKFGFLTLDGLTAGEHRELTPQEIAELKKLAK; this is encoded by the coding sequence ATGGAACGTCTACAAAAAGTAATCGCTCAAAGTGGGATAACATCACGCAGAAAAGCGGAGAAATTAATGGAACAAGGATTAGTGGAAGTGAATGGAAAAGTGGTAACAGAATTAGGTACGAAGGTATCTCCTGAAGATGAAGTGAAAGTGCAAGGTGTACCGATCGAAAAAGAAAAAAAGTTATATTTTCTTTTGTATAAACCACGTGGTGTTATAACAAGCGTGTCGGATGATAAACACCGTAAGACTGTAGCAGATTTTTTTGAGCAATATCAGGAGCGTTTATTCCCTGTTGGAAGACTTGACTATGATACATCTGGTATCCTGATTATGACGAACGACGGTGAATTTACGAATTTACTCTTGCATCCCAGTCATCAAATTAACAAAGAATACATTGTTAAAACGGAAGGAATACCGGATAGAGAGAAATTACAATTATTTAAAAAAGGCATTAAATCTGAAGGTGACGTATTGAAAGCGAAATATGTCAAAGTCATGTCTGTTGACTCCAAGAAGAAAACAGCAATAGTCAAGATTGTCCTGCACCAAGGGAAAAATCGTCAAATCAGAAGAATGTTTGAATGGTTAGGAACCCCAGTTCAAAAGCTAAAGCGCGAAAAATTTGGCTTCTTGACGTTAGATGGTTTAACCGCCGGGGAGCATCGAGAATTAACACCACAAGAAATTGCTGAATTAAAAAAACTTGCCAAATAA
- a CDS encoding spore maturation protein yields MVEAMTVISIWIVPVTVMFILLVAIIKKVPAYEVFVEGGKEGLKMSVSLLPFLLGMLVAIAILRSSGALDAFIQLVEPILIKVGIPAEIAPLAILRPISGTAALSVTSEIIQVYGPDSFLGRLASTMQGSTDTTFYILTVYFGAVGIKKMGNALKIGLIADFIGIIVSVIIVTWLFM; encoded by the coding sequence GTGGTCGAAGCGATGACAGTCATCAGTATATGGATTGTACCGGTGACAGTTATGTTTATCTTGTTAGTGGCTATCATTAAAAAAGTACCAGCATATGAAGTGTTTGTGGAAGGTGGGAAAGAAGGGTTAAAGATGTCCGTTTCTCTTCTTCCATTTTTATTAGGCATGCTCGTAGCAATTGCTATTTTAAGAAGTTCAGGTGCGTTAGATGCTTTTATTCAGTTAGTAGAACCAATTCTTATAAAAGTAGGTATACCGGCAGAGATAGCACCCCTTGCCATTTTGCGACCGATATCTGGGACAGCAGCATTAAGCGTAACATCAGAGATCATACAAGTTTATGGACCGGATTCCTTTTTGGGAAGGTTGGCATCGACTATGCAAGGCAGTACGGATACTACTTTTTATATTCTCACCGTCTATTTCGGTGCTGTAGGGATTAAAAAAATGGGAAATGCTTTAAAAATTGGACTGATAGCGGATTTTATTGGTATAATAGTATCTGTAATAATAGTGACATGGTTGTTCATGTAG
- a CDS encoding nucleoside recognition domain-containing protein, whose product MINVIWALMAVIGIVYAMFNGTMEEVNQALFDGSNEAVTLVISLSSVLIFWLGMMRVAERAGILEAFAKLARPIVSRLFPEIPSGHPAMGYILANFSANLFGLGNAATPMGIKAMEEMKKISQSDKASNSMITFLVINTSSITLIPTTVIAIRLQYGSQAPTEIVASTILATTITTVAAIFIDRLLRRSRSH is encoded by the coding sequence GTGATTAATGTAATATGGGCATTAATGGCTGTTATAGGCATTGTATATGCCATGTTTAACGGAACAATGGAAGAAGTAAATCAAGCACTGTTCGATGGGTCAAATGAAGCAGTGACATTGGTTATCAGTTTATCAAGTGTTCTAATTTTTTGGCTTGGAATGATGAGAGTGGCAGAGCGTGCAGGTATATTAGAAGCATTCGCGAAACTAGCACGGCCAATTGTGAGCCGGTTGTTTCCCGAAATACCTTCAGGCCATCCAGCGATGGGGTATATATTAGCCAATTTCTCTGCTAATTTATTTGGTCTCGGAAATGCTGCAACTCCAATGGGAATAAAAGCGATGGAAGAAATGAAAAAAATTAGTCAATCGGACAAGGCTAGTAATTCGATGATTACGTTTCTCGTTATTAATACATCGAGCATCACGCTGATACCAACAACCGTTATTGCGATTCGTCTGCAATATGGTTCCCAGGCTCCAACTGAAATTGTCGCCAGTACCATCTTGGCAACGACAATTACTACTGTAGCCGCCATCTTCATCGACCGATTATTGCGCCGTTCACGAAGCCATTAA
- a CDS encoding D-alanyl-D-alanine carboxypeptidase family protein, with the protein MRKIGYCIIVLISILQFIPADVKATADIQVSAQSAVLMDQETGRVLFEKNADEPSLIASITKIMTAILAIESGKMDDKVNISDNAIRTEGSSIYLKKEDEISLEDLVYGLMLRSGNDAAVAISEYVGGSEEGFAYLMNDKAKWIGMTNSHFDNAHGLDSDTHYSTAYDMALLTKYAMDNEDYQKISGTTSYKSSSRDYPWKNKNKLLTQMYKYSSGGKTGYTKAAGRTLVSTAEKNGQTLIMVTLDAPNDWQDHMRLFEWGFENYPLQNIQDQSTFEIQLDQEERLTASIDETIHYPLTDEEAESIEYKNYLSDTVGAFDRIGKRVFYLNDEPITTTSIYLGEPPSEERSNLWTGIWQQFQHFLGDQRD; encoded by the coding sequence ATGCGAAAAATAGGATATTGCATTATTGTCCTCATAAGTATTTTACAGTTTATACCTGCTGATGTTAAAGCAACGGCTGATATACAGGTATCTGCGCAAAGTGCGGTATTGATGGACCAGGAAACAGGAAGGGTATTATTTGAAAAAAATGCAGATGAACCGAGCCTGATTGCAAGTATTACTAAAATTATGACAGCTATTCTCGCAATAGAATCAGGAAAAATGGACGATAAAGTCAACATATCTGATAATGCTATTAGAACAGAAGGTTCATCGATTTATTTGAAAAAAGAGGATGAAATTAGCTTGGAAGACCTTGTGTATGGACTGATGCTGCGTTCAGGAAATGATGCTGCAGTCGCGATCAGTGAGTATGTGGGAGGAAGTGAAGAAGGCTTTGCTTATTTAATGAATGACAAAGCAAAGTGGATAGGCATGACGAACTCCCATTTTGATAATGCACATGGCCTTGATTCCGACACACATTATTCCACTGCCTATGACATGGCATTATTAACAAAATATGCGATGGATAATGAAGATTACCAAAAAATATCCGGAACCACCTCTTACAAATCATCTTCCCGTGACTATCCGTGGAAGAACAAAAACAAATTGCTTACACAGATGTATAAATATAGCAGTGGAGGAAAGACGGGTTACACGAAGGCTGCAGGGAGAACGTTGGTCTCAACTGCTGAAAAAAATGGACAAACATTAATCATGGTTACATTAGATGCACCAAATGATTGGCAGGATCATATGCGATTATTCGAATGGGGTTTTGAAAATTATCCGTTGCAAAATATTCAGGATCAATCCACATTCGAAATTCAATTGGATCAGGAAGAGCGGCTTACAGCAAGTATAGACGAAACAATCCATTATCCATTAACTGATGAAGAAGCTGAATCCATAGAATACAAAAACTATTTGAGTGATACTGTTGGGGCTTTCGATCGAATCGGTAAAAGAGTGTTCTATTTGAATGATGAGCCAATTACAACAACAAGTATATACTTGGGTGAACCACCTAGTGAAGAACGTTCCAATCTGTGGACAGGTATATGGCAACAATTCCAACATTTTTTAGGTGATCAGCGTGATTAA